The Amylolactobacillus amylophilus DSM 20533 = JCM 1125 genome contains a region encoding:
- a CDS encoding ParA family protein, whose protein sequence is MVHIISVANQKGGVGKTTTTINLGASLAAVGKRVLIIDIDPQGNATSGLGIAKAEVDKDVYNVLVDEIPIKETIHHTSRKNLDIVPATIQLAGAEMELTSLMARETRLKQSIDEIENDYDYILIDCPPSLGQLSINAFTASNSILIPVQSEFYALEGLSQLLNSIRLVQKHFNKNLGVEGVLLTMLDARTNLGAEVVNEVKNYFGDKVYETIIPRITKLAEAPSYGKPIIDYDPKSRGAVVYQELASEVLAAND, encoded by the coding sequence ATGGTGCACATAATTTCAGTTGCAAATCAAAAGGGGGGCGTTGGCAAAACAACGACTACCATCAATCTTGGCGCCAGTCTAGCGGCTGTGGGCAAGAGAGTACTCATTATTGATATCGACCCCCAAGGAAATGCTACGAGTGGACTCGGAATTGCTAAAGCAGAAGTGGACAAGGATGTCTATAATGTCCTGGTCGATGAAATTCCGATTAAGGAGACGATCCATCACACCAGCCGCAAAAATCTAGACATCGTGCCAGCCACGATTCAGCTGGCCGGTGCCGAGATGGAGCTGACATCACTCATGGCCCGCGAGACTAGGTTGAAGCAGAGCATCGATGAGATTGAGAATGATTATGACTATATTCTGATTGATTGCCCACCTTCACTTGGACAGCTTTCCATCAACGCGTTCACAGCCAGCAACTCAATTCTCATTCCTGTACAGAGTGAATTCTACGCCCTCGAAGGTCTGAGCCAACTCCTGAACTCGATCCGTTTGGTGCAGAAGCATTTCAATAAAAACCTGGGTGTTGAGGGTGTACTATTGACGATGCTCGATGCTCGGACGAATCTTGGTGCCGAAGTTGTAAATGAAGTTAAAAATTATTTTGGTGACAAGGTCTACGAAACAATTATTCCGCGGATTACTAAACTGGCAGAGGCGCCAAGTTACGGTAAGCCAATCATTGATTATGATCCAAAGTCTCGCGGAGCGGTTGTCTATCAAGAACTAGCAAGTGAGGTCTTAGCAGCTAATGACTAA